In the genome of Nonomuraea sp. NBC_00507, the window GCGCCGATCAGGGACCTGATCGGTACGGCGACCGACGCGTACGCCGTCCAGGAAATCAACACCCGGCGGGCGCTCGGCGAGGGACGGCGCCTGGTCGGCAGGAAGATCGGCGTCACGAACCTCGAGGTGCAGCGGCAGCTCGGCATCGACCAGCCGACCTGCGCCCCGCTCTTCGCGGACATGGCCTACCTCGACGGGCTGCCCATTCCGTATGGGCGGCTCCTGCAACCGCGGGCCGAGGCCGAGGTGGCGCTCGTGCTCGGCGCGGACCTGGTGGGCGGTCCTTTCACGGTGGCCGAGGTGATCAGGGCGGTGGAGTTCGCGCTGCCCGCCATCGAGATCGCCGACTCGCGCATTGACGGCTGGGACATCACCCTGGCGGACACAGTGTCCGACAACGCCTCCAGCGGGGTGTTCGTGCTGGGGAACACGCCGGTCTCGCTGATGGGGCTCGATCTGCGTGCGTCCGGGATGACGATGACCTGCGCCGGGACGGAGGTCTCGGCCGGGTCGGGCGCCGCGTGTCTGGGCAGCCCGCTCAACGCGGCCGTGTGGCTGGCCACGCGGCTGGGCCGTACGCAGCGGCCCCTGCGGGCCGGTGAGGTGGTGCTGACCGGCGCGCTCGGCCCGGTCGTGCCGGTCGAGCCCGGGGACGTGTTCGAGGCGCACATCGACGGGCTCGGATCGGTGCGGGCGGTGATCGGCACGTGAGGGCCAAAGGCATGCGGGTGCCTGGAAAGGCCACGCCGCGTGGCAGGTTTCCGCACGTCAAGCGAGCAGGTGACTTCCTGTACGTCTCGGGCGTCAACTGCCGCAGGAC includes:
- a CDS encoding 2-keto-4-pentenoate hydratase; its protein translation is MYDEWSQAVDARSQAAERLAEAARSGKPCAPIRDLIGTATDAYAVQEINTRRALGEGRRLVGRKIGVTNLEVQRQLGIDQPTCAPLFADMAYLDGLPIPYGRLLQPRAEAEVALVLGADLVGGPFTVAEVIRAVEFALPAIEIADSRIDGWDITLADTVSDNASSGVFVLGNTPVSLMGLDLRASGMTMTCAGTEVSAGSGAACLGSPLNAAVWLATRLGRTQRPLRAGEVVLTGALGPVVPVEPGDVFEAHIDGLGSVRAVIGT